The proteins below come from a single Methyloprofundus sedimenti genomic window:
- a CDS encoding TonB-dependent siderophore receptor, which produces MNISIPREWMRVLCVICGLCYHPVKAEPASDVIDSNPPLAEQNVDTSRVVLDAMLIEESNNDSMSYTVFDAKSATKTDTPIMEIPQSIQVIPGSVLKDQDQQTLSGAIENVSSVVAPKTTELLTSEFLVRGFKSQFYTDSLPTYGSANAADPLSLVNVERIEVVKGPTSTLFGGGLGAPVGGLVNVVSKQPMPEAQYVFSFRGGSFTTLNPSFDLNQPLTDDDTVLFRLTGEYEYSESYIDALENQNYAFFPTIAFNFSPDTHLIVRGQYSHVEFLEYSGLRAEGTIADAPYTIPPYRFSGATDTPKSTVDNFMLTAEFVHRFSRYLEGSIQARYYENNFAEYSSFTHQLIIDGVGDFGKPGPSYLPFYSGVLPASVNEFVINPNLIIDFETEFLTDMTHKILFGLEYDTTLAKAQLGVYYDELDDIWLDVADRYDDITYLEIEGGNISQSQNDHYETLGVYLQDQMDITQRLHFLTSLRWTSVTVDEIGAKTTNSSVTPRVGAVFDITDKLSFFAGYGEGFRAVTALFGETPEPEESSQIEGGFKFDFYEMGLSGSVAGYQLIRKNVAVPDPNGAFSSIQAGEQTSYGAELDFLWEPFDSLSILGNYAYTNAKLTQHSSPELLIGDFLPRVPEHSGRIAVHYRFMGGVLEGLGVGMGLTGMSKRYISLPNEYAVDGFYRIDAQASYPLTEYLDLTVNIQNLTNSQYYEPFLFLQDAVVAPGPPISAYATLTAYF; this is translated from the coding sequence GTGAATATTTCTATACCAAGGGAATGGATGAGGGTCTTGTGTGTGATTTGTGGTTTATGCTATCACCCTGTTAAGGCGGAACCAGCGTCCGACGTAATAGATTCAAATCCGCCTTTAGCCGAGCAGAATGTCGATACCAGCAGAGTTGTTCTTGATGCAATGTTAATTGAGGAGAGTAACAATGATTCAATGAGTTATACCGTTTTTGATGCAAAATCTGCGACTAAAACAGATACGCCTATCATGGAGATCCCTCAGTCCATTCAGGTGATACCTGGCTCTGTTTTAAAAGATCAAGATCAACAAACTCTCTCGGGCGCAATTGAAAATGTATCATCAGTTGTTGCTCCGAAAACAACGGAGTTGCTTACCAGTGAATTTTTGGTCAGAGGCTTTAAATCACAATTTTATACCGATAGTTTGCCGACCTATGGTTCGGCAAACGCTGCAGACCCTCTTTCACTGGTCAATGTAGAGCGTATTGAAGTGGTGAAGGGGCCAACATCTACCTTATTCGGTGGCGGGTTGGGTGCGCCTGTTGGCGGGCTGGTAAATGTGGTTTCTAAACAACCTATGCCTGAGGCGCAGTATGTTTTTTCATTCAGAGGCGGAAGTTTTACAACGCTTAACCCCTCATTTGATTTAAATCAGCCTTTAACTGATGACGATACCGTGTTATTTCGTTTGACCGGTGAATATGAATATTCTGAGAGTTATATCGATGCGCTTGAAAATCAAAACTACGCATTTTTCCCAACTATTGCATTTAATTTTTCGCCGGATACTCATCTGATTGTTCGCGGGCAGTATAGTCATGTAGAGTTTCTCGAATATTCCGGCTTACGTGCTGAAGGAACTATTGCTGATGCACCTTATACTATTCCACCTTATCGGTTTTCAGGTGCGACTGATACACCTAAATCGACGGTAGATAATTTTATGTTGACAGCGGAATTTGTACATCGATTTTCGAGGTATCTGGAAGGCTCAATTCAAGCGCGTTATTATGAAAATAACTTTGCAGAATACAGCTCATTTACGCATCAGTTAATTATTGATGGCGTGGGCGATTTTGGCAAACCAGGCCCCTCTTATCTACCTTTTTATTCTGGTGTGCTACCTGCTTCGGTGAATGAGTTTGTTATTAATCCAAACCTTATAATTGACTTTGAAACTGAATTTCTGACTGATATGACTCATAAGATTTTGTTCGGCCTTGAATATGACACTACCCTGGCTAAAGCGCAGTTGGGTGTTTATTATGATGAACTCGATGATATCTGGCTGGATGTTGCAGATCGTTATGATGATATTACTTACCTGGAGATTGAAGGGGGCAATATTTCACAATCACAAAATGATCACTATGAAACCCTCGGAGTTTATCTTCAGGATCAAATGGATATTACCCAACGTTTGCATTTTTTGACTTCATTGCGCTGGACCAGTGTCACGGTCGATGAAATCGGTGCAAAGACCACAAACTCAAGTGTCACACCACGCGTTGGTGCAGTTTTTGATATTACTGATAAGCTTTCTTTTTTTGCGGGTTATGGCGAAGGATTTAGAGCCGTTACTGCATTGTTTGGTGAAACGCCTGAACCTGAAGAATCCAGTCAAATTGAAGGCGGCTTTAAGTTTGACTTTTATGAGATGGGCCTCAGTGGGTCGGTTGCGGGTTATCAGCTTATCCGTAAGAATGTTGCTGTACCTGATCCCAATGGTGCGTTTAGCTCAATTCAAGCGGGTGAGCAAACCTCCTACGGAGCCGAGTTGGATTTTTTATGGGAACCCTTTGATTCATTATCTATCTTAGGTAATTATGCTTATACCAATGCTAAATTGACCCAGCACTCTAGCCCCGAACTGTTAATAGGTGATTTCTTGCCGCGCGTTCCCGAACACAGTGGACGTATTGCAGTGCATTATCGTTTTATGGGTGGAGTTCTGGAAGGGTTGGGAGTTGGGATGGGGTTAACTGGGATGTCTAAACGATATATTAGTTTACCTAATGAATATGCCGTTGATGGTTTTTATCGTATTGATGCGCAGGCTTCTTACCCACTTACTGAATATTTGGATTTGACGGTCAATATTCAGAATCTTACCAATAGCCAATACTACGAACCCTTTCTGTTTTTACAGGATGCAGTAGTTGCCCCGGGGCCACCTATTTCTGCTTACGCTACGTTAACAGCTTATTTTTGA
- a CDS encoding class II aldolase/adducin family protein encodes MRIQETEGVIKYRLHHEVTTAHSDWNIATINTWRTLLYQLQLIGQQTDRYMGYGYGNISQRFKGEQFIISGTQTGGLAELTEVHYCLVEKADINSNHLYSSGPCKPSSEALSHASVYQQDQTIQCVIHAHSPEIWHATKALKLAHTALDVTYGTPEMALAIGELFHSEALKQRALFTLLGHEDGVLAFGQSFPQAACTIITTLANAKTHAYNL; translated from the coding sequence ATGCGTATACAAGAAACCGAAGGCGTTATTAAATATCGCTTACATCATGAGGTCACAACGGCACATTCCGACTGGAATATTGCAACAATCAATACCTGGCGCACACTACTTTATCAATTACAATTGATTGGCCAGCAGACTGATCGATATATGGGCTATGGCTATGGCAATATTAGTCAGCGTTTCAAAGGCGAACAATTTATTATTAGCGGTACCCAGACGGGCGGGTTGGCAGAGTTAACAGAAGTGCACTATTGTTTAGTAGAAAAAGCAGATATAAACAGCAATCACCTGTATTCATCTGGCCCTTGCAAACCCTCTTCTGAAGCCCTAAGTCATGCCAGTGTCTATCAACAAGATCAAACGATACAGTGCGTTATTCATGCCCATAGTCCAGAAATATGGCATGCAACTAAAGCCTTAAAACTAGCGCACACCGCATTAGATGTTACTTATGGTACGCCAGAAATGGCGCTTGCAATTGGTGAATTATTTCATTCAGAAGCATTAAAACAACGGGCTCTATTCACCCTATTAGGACATGAAGATGGCGTTCTTGCTTTTGGTCAGAGTTTCCCACAGGCAGCATGTACGATAATAACGACTTTAGCGAATGCTAAAACCCATGCTTACAACCTTTGA
- the nrdR gene encoding transcriptional regulator NrdR has protein sequence MRCPFCSAQDTRVIDSRLANEGDQVRRRRECVACKERFTTYEVTEFNLPRIVKRDGLREPFDENKLRAGILRALEKRPVSSDQIEAAVTRIKKALMASGDREVAALEIGEQVMKELSALDHVAFVRFASVYRSFQDVSEFTDMIADLQSKQNHA, from the coding sequence ATGCGTTGTCCATTCTGTAGTGCACAAGATACCCGGGTGATTGATTCTCGTTTGGCGAATGAAGGCGATCAAGTGCGCCGTCGACGTGAATGTGTGGCGTGTAAGGAACGGTTTACAACTTATGAAGTGACTGAGTTTAATTTGCCCAGAATAGTTAAACGTGATGGCTTGCGTGAACCTTTTGATGAAAACAAGTTACGTGCAGGCATTTTACGTGCTTTGGAAAAAAGGCCTGTGAGTAGTGATCAGATTGAAGCTGCTGTTACACGTATTAAGAAAGCACTAATGGCTAGCGGAGATAGAGAGGTCGCAGCACTGGAAATAGGCGAGCAAGTGATGAAAGAATTAAGTGCTTTAGATCATGTTGCTTTTGTGCGTTTTGCATCGGTGTATCGTAGTTTTCAGGATGTTAGTGAATTTACCGATATGATTGCTGATTTACAAAGCAAGCAAAATCATGCGTGA
- the ribD gene encoding bifunctional diaminohydroxyphosphoribosylaminopyrimidine deaminase/5-amino-6-(5-phosphoribosylamino)uracil reductase RibD, with amino-acid sequence MRDQSTKQDCVFMARALLLARKGCYTTKPNPRVGCVLVKNNEIIAEGWHMRAGQGHAEVEALKHTQNARGATVYVTLEPCFHYGRTPPCADALIKAGVARVVVAMQDPNPLVAGKGLALLEQAGIRVCSGVLEAEAKQLNKGFINRMLYGKPYVTSKLAMSLDGRTAMASGESKWITSPEARQDVQKLRAASGAVLTGIDTVLADDPGMNVRLDNIDVVQPVRVILDSSLRTPVAAKLLALEGRSIILTCSEDQQKIETLEQAGAEVYHLASDAKGQLDLQEVLVFLAEQQINDVLLEAGSVLNGAMMQQGLIDECIFYMAPSILGASGRGLFAMPEVSVMADKIQLQFVDMRKIGLDLRLHFNVQNQVHK; translated from the coding sequence ATGCGTGATCAATCCACAAAGCAAGATTGTGTCTTTATGGCTCGCGCGTTGTTGCTGGCCAGAAAAGGGTGTTATACGACCAAGCCCAATCCGCGTGTTGGTTGTGTTTTAGTAAAAAATAATGAAATTATTGCTGAAGGCTGGCATATGCGCGCAGGGCAGGGGCATGCTGAGGTAGAAGCTTTAAAGCATACCCAGAATGCTCGAGGTGCAACGGTTTATGTCACCCTGGAGCCTTGCTTTCATTATGGAAGAACGCCGCCTTGTGCTGATGCTTTGATTAAGGCCGGTGTGGCGCGAGTTGTTGTTGCTATGCAAGACCCGAATCCTCTCGTTGCTGGAAAAGGGCTGGCATTACTTGAACAGGCCGGCATAAGGGTCTGCAGTGGCGTGCTGGAAGCTGAGGCTAAACAGCTGAATAAGGGCTTTATTAACCGTATGCTATATGGCAAACCTTACGTTACCAGTAAATTAGCAATGAGTCTGGATGGACGCACGGCAATGGCTTCGGGTGAAAGTAAGTGGATTACGTCTCCTGAAGCAAGGCAAGATGTACAAAAACTTCGTGCCGCAAGTGGCGCTGTGCTAACGGGTATTGATACGGTTCTAGCCGATGATCCAGGCATGAATGTGCGTCTGGACAATATTGATGTAGTACAACCGGTACGGGTTATTCTGGACTCTTCGCTAAGAACCCCTGTTGCAGCAAAACTATTAGCTTTAGAGGGGCGCAGCATTATTTTAACCTGTTCTGAAGACCAGCAGAAAATAGAAACCTTAGAACAAGCAGGGGCTGAAGTTTATCATTTAGCGTCTGATGCAAAGGGCCAGCTGGATTTACAGGAAGTATTAGTTTTTTTGGCCGAACAACAGATTAATGATGTGTTGCTTGAGGCCGGTAGTGTTCTTAATGGTGCCATGATGCAGCAGGGCTTAATAGATGAATGCATTTTCTATATGGCACCCAGTATTTTAGGTGCCAGCGGGCGCGGTTTATTTGCTATGCCTGAGGTGTCAGTTATGGCGGATAAAATACAATTACAGTTTGTTGATATGCGTAAAATTGGTCTGGATTTACGCCTTCACTTTAACGTACAAAATCAGGTGCATAAATAA
- a CDS encoding riboflavin synthase translates to MFTGIILAIGKITRIEQKAGDVRLAVDTGKLSLADTHLGDSIAVNGICLTAVELSEHGFVADVSNETLARTNLKQASIGTPVNLELALTPQTRMGGHIVSGHIDGLAVLLEKKPDGRSIRFKFRAPNELAKYIAEKGSICINGISLTVNTVDGAVFSVNIVPHTLQETSLGFAEVNDKVNIEVDLLARYMERLMKGEAAANCASGVTENLLKESGFI, encoded by the coding sequence ATGTTTACAGGCATTATCTTGGCCATAGGTAAAATAACCCGAATAGAGCAAAAAGCAGGCGATGTGCGTTTAGCTGTAGATACCGGTAAGTTGTCCCTGGCCGATACCCATTTGGGCGATAGCATTGCGGTCAACGGGATTTGTCTGACAGCGGTAGAATTAAGCGAACATGGTTTTGTTGCAGATGTTTCAAATGAAACACTGGCGCGAACAAATTTAAAACAAGCTTCAATTGGCACACCGGTTAATCTGGAACTGGCATTAACGCCGCAAACTCGGATGGGTGGGCATATTGTTAGCGGACATATCGATGGTCTCGCTGTTTTACTGGAAAAGAAACCAGATGGTCGATCTATACGATTTAAGTTTAGAGCGCCAAATGAGCTAGCAAAGTATATTGCAGAAAAAGGGTCTATTTGTATTAACGGTATCAGTTTGACGGTGAATACTGTTGACGGTGCAGTATTTAGTGTCAATATCGTGCCGCATACTTTACAAGAAACCAGCTTAGGATTTGCCGAGGTAAATGATAAAGTTAATATTGAAGTAGATCTTTTGGCGCGTTATATGGAACGCCTGATGAAAGGTGAGGCCGCTGCAAATTGCGCCTCTGGTGTAACAGAAAATTTATTAAAAGAGAGTGGGTTTATTTAA
- the ribBA gene encoding bifunctional 3,4-dihydroxy-2-butanone-4-phosphate synthase/GTP cyclohydrolase II has protein sequence MNTTEEIIEDIRQGKMVIIMDDEDRENEGDLVMAADYVRPEDINFMARFGRGLICLTLTGERCQQLRLPLMVSDNNAAFSTNFTVSIEASEGVTTGISASDRAKTIRTAVAKGAKPEDIVQPGHIFPIRARDGGVLNRAGHTEAGCDLARLAGAEPAGVIVEILNDDGSMARRPDLEVFAKEHDLKIGTIADLIHYRTENESTLERISECALPTEYGNFRLIAFQDRNDNKIHLAVVMGDVSNDEPVLVRVHARNLLDDIFSSTRSDCQMPVREAMKLIAGEGRGVLVVIRQDENNKALAELVHQYQMQDNGVVIPAVAEKSDAWRTTGTGSQILADLGVHKIKVLGPHKTYFGLSGFNLELVETSETSE, from the coding sequence ATGAATACAACTGAGGAAATTATTGAAGATATACGCCAGGGAAAAATGGTTATCATTATGGATGATGAAGACCGTGAAAATGAAGGTGATTTAGTGATGGCAGCAGATTATGTCCGTCCTGAAGATATTAATTTTATGGCGCGTTTTGGGCGCGGTCTGATTTGTTTGACTTTAACGGGTGAGCGCTGCCAGCAATTACGTTTACCTTTGATGGTGAGTGATAATAATGCGGCTTTCTCGACTAATTTTACGGTTTCCATAGAAGCCTCTGAAGGCGTTACTACTGGTATATCAGCTTCTGATAGAGCAAAAACGATACGTACTGCAGTAGCAAAAGGTGCAAAACCGGAGGATATTGTTCAGCCAGGTCATATTTTTCCTATTCGCGCGCGGGATGGCGGTGTTTTGAACCGTGCCGGACATACCGAAGCCGGCTGTGATTTAGCGCGTCTGGCAGGTGCAGAACCAGCCGGTGTCATTGTGGAGATTTTAAATGATGATGGTTCGATGGCCAGACGGCCTGATCTGGAGGTCTTTGCCAAAGAACATGATTTAAAAATTGGTACTATTGCCGACCTGATTCATTATCGTACCGAAAATGAAAGTACTCTGGAACGTATTAGTGAGTGTGCTTTACCGACTGAATATGGTAATTTCCGTCTAATCGCTTTTCAGGACCGTAATGACAATAAAATACACCTTGCTGTCGTTATGGGTGATGTGAGTAATGATGAGCCGGTTTTAGTGCGTGTACATGCACGTAATTTACTGGATGATATTTTTTCATCGACACGCAGTGATTGTCAGATGCCTGTACGTGAAGCGATGAAGCTCATTGCTGGAGAGGGCCGTGGTGTTTTAGTGGTCATTCGCCAGGATGAAAATAATAAGGCATTAGCTGAACTGGTTCATCAATATCAGATGCAGGATAATGGCGTGGTTATTCCTGCGGTAGCAGAAAAATCGGATGCCTGGCGCACTACGGGGACAGGATCGCAAATTCTTGCCGATCTGGGTGTGCATAAGATTAAAGTTTTAGGCCCGCATAAAACCTATTTTGGTTTATCAGGGTTTAACTTAGAATTAGTTGAAACATCTGAAACATCTGAATAA
- the ribH gene encoding 6,7-dimethyl-8-ribityllumazine synthase: MSAVKILEGNFTAQGGKYCVVASRFNSFIVEQLENGAIDALVRHGVDKNDITLVKAPGAFELPMVVQRLAASKKYDAIIAVGAVIRGATPHFEYVSNECVKGIAQVSMQYDIPVSFGVLTVDSIEQAIERAGTKAGNNGASAALSAIEMVSLFKNLEA; this comes from the coding sequence ATGTCAGCAGTTAAAATATTAGAGGGTAATTTTACAGCACAAGGCGGTAAATATTGTGTTGTTGCTTCCCGTTTCAATAGCTTTATCGTCGAGCAATTAGAAAATGGTGCCATTGATGCACTAGTGCGTCATGGGGTTGATAAAAATGATATTACCCTGGTAAAAGCACCGGGAGCATTTGAGTTGCCGATGGTGGTTCAACGCCTTGCAGCGTCTAAGAAATATGATGCAATTATAGCCGTGGGTGCAGTGATACGTGGCGCTACACCGCACTTTGAATATGTTTCAAATGAATGTGTAAAAGGCATTGCTCAGGTGTCTATGCAATATGATATTCCTGTGAGTTTTGGTGTGTTAACAGTGGATAGTATAGAACAAGCGATTGAGCGTGCAGGGACTAAAGCGGGCAATAATGGTGCTTCTGCTGCATTATCGGCTATTGAAATGGTTAGTTTATTCAAGAATTTGGAAGCTTAA
- the nusB gene encoding transcription antitermination factor NusB: MSSAKTKARQCAVQALYQWQMTGQNLSAIEGQFQEDQRLKNAQKSYFSDLFHGVPKYLDRIDASMADFVDREVEKIDPVERAILRIGVYELLLKPETPYRVVINEGVELAKSFGADGSHRYVNGVLDKVAQVERKLEIEAKKKKNSM, from the coding sequence ATGAGTTCAGCAAAGACGAAAGCCAGGCAGTGTGCCGTACAAGCTTTGTATCAATGGCAAATGACCGGGCAAAATTTAAGCGCTATTGAAGGACAATTCCAGGAAGATCAACGTTTAAAAAATGCGCAAAAAAGCTATTTTTCTGATTTGTTTCATGGTGTACCAAAGTATTTAGACAGGATTGATGCTTCCATGGCTGATTTCGTTGATCGCGAAGTTGAGAAGATTGATCCTGTTGAGCGTGCCATATTAAGAATCGGGGTTTATGAATTATTGCTCAAACCCGAGACGCCTTACCGTGTGGTTATCAATGAAGGGGTGGAGTTAGCTAAATCTTTTGGTGCTGATGGTAGTCACCGTTATGTTAATGGCGTATTAGACAAAGTTGCGCAAGTTGAACGTAAGCTGGAAATTGAAGCTAAAAAGAAAAAAAATAGCATGTAG
- a CDS encoding phosphomannomutase: MSDIWEQGKMKNKVKFGTSGIRGLVSDMTDKVCYAYTLSFLDYLQSIDAIKEGYTVGIGGDLRSSTPRIMNAVAAAVIDAGYQPVNCGLLPTPALALYGISQGIPTIMVTGSHIPDDRNGIKFNKPDGEVLKQDEQGILAQEPVLNEVLFADESLYKDDYLPTVNKTAEQQYVARYVDFFPEQALAGLKIGVYQHSSVARDLLVSILSSLGAEVLPLGRSDHFISVDTEAIRAEDVLLAKQWTEQYNLDCIVSTDGDADRPLVSDEFGEWLRGDIAGLLVARFLQIDAVVTPVSSNSAVEKCADFAQVVRTRIGSPYVISAMQAIVNAQKVAGYEANGGFLLNTPVFLEDKQLSALPTRDAVIVPLCILLAAKQEKGSIANLLKTLPERYTYSDRITDFPTELSQSVLAKIQTADLNQDAAVFARLFAGQLEAAAGFDFTDGVRVSLANDEIVHLRGSGNAPELRCYTEAGTYSRAKELNKLCIRLMHSWKD; this comes from the coding sequence ATGTCAGATATTTGGGAACAAGGAAAAATGAAAAATAAGGTTAAGTTTGGTACTAGCGGCATTCGCGGCCTGGTCAGCGATATGACCGATAAAGTATGTTATGCCTATACCTTGTCTTTTTTAGATTATCTGCAATCGATAGATGCAATTAAGGAAGGTTATACTGTTGGTATAGGCGGTGATTTGCGTAGTAGCACCCCGCGTATTATGAATGCAGTTGCTGCTGCTGTGATTGATGCCGGCTATCAGCCGGTAAATTGTGGATTGCTACCTACTCCAGCCTTGGCTCTATATGGAATTAGCCAGGGTATCCCTACGATTATGGTGACAGGTAGTCATATACCTGATGATCGCAATGGTATCAAATTTAACAAGCCTGATGGTGAAGTGCTTAAACAGGATGAGCAGGGCATTTTAGCGCAGGAGCCGGTGCTCAATGAAGTTTTGTTTGCCGATGAAAGCTTATATAAAGATGATTACTTGCCGACTGTTAATAAGACAGCAGAGCAGCAGTATGTAGCACGTTATGTCGATTTTTTTCCTGAGCAAGCTTTGGCAGGTTTAAAAATTGGTGTGTACCAGCACTCTTCGGTCGCACGTGATCTATTGGTGAGCATTTTATCGAGTTTAGGTGCAGAAGTGCTGCCATTAGGTCGCTCTGATCATTTTATATCAGTCGACACTGAAGCAATACGTGCTGAAGATGTCTTGCTGGCGAAACAATGGACCGAACAATACAATTTAGATTGTATTGTGTCAACAGATGGTGATGCAGACAGGCCTTTGGTCAGTGATGAATTTGGCGAATGGTTACGTGGTGATATTGCCGGACTATTAGTGGCACGCTTTTTACAGATAGATGCTGTGGTAACCCCGGTTAGTAGTAACAGTGCGGTAGAAAAATGCGCTGATTTTGCCCAGGTAGTGCGTACCAGGATAGGGTCACCCTATGTGATTTCCGCAATGCAAGCGATTGTAAATGCGCAGAAAGTAGCGGGATATGAAGCAAATGGGGGCTTTTTATTAAATACCCCGGTATTTTTAGAAGATAAGCAACTCTCCGCTTTGCCAACCCGGGATGCCGTTATCGTGCCATTGTGTATTTTACTGGCAGCGAAACAGGAAAAGGGCTCGATTGCAAACTTACTCAAGACCTTACCGGAACGTTATACTTATAGTGACAGAATCACAGACTTTCCTACTGAATTAAGTCAATCAGTTTTAGCGAAAATTCAAACCGCTGACCTGAATCAGGATGCTGCGGTTTTTGCACGCTTATTTGCAGGTCAACTTGAGGCAGCGGCAGGCTTTGATTTTACCGATGGCGTTCGCGTTAGCCTGGCTAATGATGAAATTGTACATCTGCGCGGTTCAGGTAATGCACCTGAATTACGTTGTTACACAGAGGCTGGCACTTATAGCCGGGCAAAAGAATTAAATAAATTATGTATCCGGCTTATGCATAGCTGGAAAGATTAA